One Turneriella parva DSM 21527 genomic region harbors:
- the groL gene encoding chaperonin GroEL (60 kDa chaperone family; promotes refolding of misfolded polypeptides especially under stressful conditions; forms two stacked rings of heptamers to form a barrel-shaped 14mer; ends can be capped by GroES; misfolded proteins enter the barrel where they are refolded when GroES binds) has protein sequence MAKMLEYDEIARAKLMTGINKLANAVKVTLGPRGRNVVIDKKFGAPTITKDGVTVAKEIELEDAYENMGAQLVKEVSTKTNDVAGDGTTTATILAQAIAREGIKNVTAGANPMDLKRGIDKAVEVVVEYIGKLAKKVESKDIAAVATISANNDAEIGKLIADAMDKVGKDGVITVEEAKSIETSLDTVEGMQFDRGYVSSYMVTDAENMTATLENAMVLIYDKKISAVKDIAPILNQVAQAGKPLLIIAEDLEGEALATIVYNTIRKAINCVAVKAPGFGDRRKAMLEDIAILTGGQVISEELGQKLESATVQNLGKVEKVIIEKENTTIIKGGGKDSEIQHRIKQIKKQIEETTSDYDREKLQERLAKLAGGVAVIHVGAATEVEMKEKKARVEDALSATRSAVEEGIVPGGGLTLLKAIDAVAKLKLEGDQETGKNIVMRALEEPLRQIAANSGMEGSLIVQQAKSEKENVGFNAATLKWEDMLKAGIIDPAKVTRSALQNAASISALVLTTECIIADKPEKKEAPAMPGGGMGGMGGMGDF, from the coding sequence ATGGCAAAAATGCTTGAATATGATGAAATCGCACGTGCGAAACTGATGACGGGTATCAACAAACTCGCCAACGCAGTAAAAGTGACTCTCGGGCCACGCGGCCGCAACGTCGTAATCGACAAAAAATTCGGTGCACCGACAATCACCAAAGACGGTGTTACGGTTGCTAAAGAAATCGAACTCGAAGATGCATACGAAAACATGGGCGCGCAGCTCGTGAAAGAAGTTTCGACGAAAACGAACGATGTCGCCGGCGACGGTACCACAACTGCAACGATTCTCGCGCAGGCAATCGCGCGTGAAGGCATCAAGAACGTCACCGCGGGCGCAAACCCGATGGACCTGAAGCGCGGCATCGACAAGGCTGTCGAAGTTGTCGTTGAGTACATCGGCAAACTCGCGAAAAAAGTCGAAAGCAAAGACATCGCGGCTGTTGCGACCATCTCTGCAAACAACGACGCTGAAATCGGCAAACTCATCGCCGATGCGATGGACAAAGTCGGTAAAGATGGAGTTATCACAGTCGAAGAAGCGAAATCGATCGAAACATCTCTCGACACAGTCGAAGGTATGCAGTTCGACCGCGGTTACGTCTCTTCTTACATGGTAACCGACGCAGAAAACATGACTGCAACGCTCGAAAACGCAATGGTGCTGATCTATGACAAGAAAATCAGCGCGGTTAAAGACATCGCTCCGATTCTCAACCAGGTAGCTCAGGCGGGTAAGCCCCTTCTGATTATCGCTGAAGACCTCGAAGGCGAAGCGCTCGCGACGATTGTTTACAACACAATTCGCAAAGCGATCAACTGCGTCGCGGTCAAAGCCCCTGGTTTCGGTGACCGCCGTAAGGCAATGCTCGAAGACATCGCGATTTTGACCGGTGGTCAGGTAATCTCTGAAGAACTCGGCCAGAAACTCGAGAGCGCGACGGTTCAGAACCTCGGTAAAGTCGAAAAGGTGATCATCGAAAAAGAAAACACGACGATCATCAAAGGCGGCGGCAAAGATTCTGAAATTCAGCACCGCATTAAGCAGATCAAGAAGCAGATCGAAGAAACTACTTCTGATTACGATCGCGAAAAACTGCAAGAGCGCCTCGCGAAACTCGCTGGCGGCGTAGCGGTTATTCACGTCGGTGCCGCAACCGAAGTTGAAATGAAAGAGAAAAAGGCCCGCGTTGAAGACGCTCTCTCGGCAACCCGCTCAGCGGTTGAAGAGGGTATCGTTCCCGGTGGCGGTCTGACTCTGCTCAAAGCAATCGACGCGGTGGCAAAACTGAAACTCGAAGGCGACCAAGAGACTGGCAAGAACATCGTGATGCGCGCTCTCGAAGAGCCGCTGCGCCAGATCGCTGCGAACTCGGGTATGGAAGGCTCGCTGATCGTTCAGCAGGCGAAGAGCGAAAAAGAAAACGTTGGCTTCAACGCCGCAACTCTGAAATGGGAAGACATGCTGAAAGCCGGCATTATCGACCCTGCGAAGGTAACGCGCTCTGCACTGCAGAACGCAGCTTCGATCTCGGCGCTCGTGCTGACGACCGAATGCATCATCGCCGACAAGCCAGAGAAAAAAGAAGCACCGGCAATGCCCGGTGGCGGCATGGGTGGCATGGGCGGAATGGGCGACTTTTAA
- a CDS encoding co-chaperone GroES gives MAIKPLADRVLIEAAPEKEEKIGNIFIPDTAKEKPTVGVVVAAGPGKVADDGKTVPMQVKAGQKVLYGKYSGTEIKDGGKEYLIVRESDILAIVE, from the coding sequence ATGGCGATAAAACCATTGGCTGACCGTGTTCTCATTGAAGCGGCGCCCGAAAAAGAAGAAAAAATCGGGAACATTTTTATACCCGACACGGCAAAAGAAAAACCCACCGTTGGTGTAGTTGTGGCAGCAGGCCCAGGCAAAGTTGCAGACGACGGCAAAACCGTACCGATGCAGGTGAAAGCCGGCCAGAAGGTGCTCTACGGTAAGTACAGCGGCACCGAAATCAAAGACGGTGGCAAAGAATACCTCATCGTGCGCGAATCAGACATTCTCGCAATCGTTGAATAG
- a CDS encoding carboxypeptidase-like regulatory domain-containing protein, which translates to MKKTTVTLIALLALLTTASCGKVSGNEDQTKESNNSGVVSPLDPAAPAAGSPPAYVSHATLTSTQFEVTLTKECTDATGLNSANFILSNGLQITGIAKKSGDARTLVITTTIQQAISYNLTMLNLVATDGGVLNGVLQISFTGLPSPAITSIDWRNPTDTANTLPATLGVINLCQLTSGSGSNCTNAPFYNHTSLYGILTGANATAYRYKIDAGAWSGDIPLATPLTVTGLSEGFHTIYIIGRHTNGYWQSETAADVYTKSWVQDTVAPTAQLDPLTLPASVTASLSLSVRAVGADVSYFRYCLDNGTINDCVTNTWRGSPDLASAGLAIPNAVYTANLVPGSVRVRVIGIDASGNVQSAPVAGGTYSYTIDTGAVEAVFQLSDLTAITPVMTSVTVNVLGSSGAAAYKGKIVDGTDCNTGTGWDALPEQPLTTPITATGLSDTVPQKTVCAIGKSVSGLYWQGGWTGTATAPIITKYTWTIDTTPPTTIINWIDPVAQPTTTTKTSGYELQISSTGAAISYRYALVTGAGASCASATYNAEVTADTAITLGAPAVATTGVTVYKVCVIGKDAAGNWQPVSSATSTAEWTVDAEPPANNPSFTAASSSVASFGTPVINFFIDNGSATSDTQTYRIQVAKDTGFTQIISDTNVPSCKNIVLPDCPAALGTKQFTIAVDPYTSGSIYARVQAGDPYGNFRSDFSAVSAEHYVRGRITGTLRSTSGTALSGVAVRLYQASPCVLDAGDANVCSLAATYADQTTNASGVFTFTNVRTGKNLYRVIAARGDATYRAAAKRSVSVQAEGASANTVTNVGTMTLVPQSATAAQDVVAKVVDADDGWMLGYAEVKLVDALGLTVGTAVRSTYNSGCTTVAPIGDPPSNIPKQQFSSGGICGDVLFTNVTPGNYSIEVTGNSWAANQQVYNLLRQENVVVPGLPEARTLIIRAGNTTGSNIYDPITNAVRNGPPITGSPNTASHGFRIATGLYASKYMLIDGNSNTTRVYNPIDNGTFAGPNLNAAANTGSMSLTVTAGVHNGKYIIFHGSATTSDLYDPAANTMTASGITLPAALGAGAHGVAITSGIQSGKYLIIRGGATTSVYLYDPATHGFSTPVYTLPATAGAGAFSTLITSGANSDKILIVLGNGTMNTALYDLATDTMAAGPGLSANAGAGANAFTLTAGSEAGNTVIVHGGGTNTSSLYNASSGLFAAGPGLPANAGDGSHNFAIDSGLNAGRRFVVLGNNSTSTAFFDPTAAPISAAFSAGPALTGNVNTGGYAITVAPVSAGRLPLVRTLVGQDLKIVLAWGNENPRDLDMHMVGTLPSGQTHTNPSDNCDNTKFHVNWIRNAGNWQQQYSAKTRSFIQPDPAYQGQQFFPLNPDTTSALVQDATTGFGPEAINLIGGYTNGTYWFTVVNYSQWIPAVTDTKANQQWDVTNVQLKVYDADGLAFEMTATEPSVAPTALAPAGLVAGCGLGGVTDWQQCELWQAFAMTVSGSGSAGRSFTPVNRYVNWNDGGGGYDSSKCNLSGF; encoded by the coding sequence ATGAAAAAGACAACCGTTACACTGATTGCGCTTCTCGCGCTGCTGACCACCGCCTCGTGCGGTAAGGTCTCGGGCAATGAAGACCAGACGAAAGAGTCGAATAATTCGGGCGTAGTGAGCCCGCTCGACCCCGCTGCGCCAGCCGCAGGGTCACCGCCTGCGTACGTTTCGCATGCGACACTCACCAGCACACAGTTCGAAGTGACATTGACCAAAGAGTGTACCGACGCGACGGGGCTCAATAGCGCCAACTTCATTTTGAGTAATGGCCTGCAAATTACGGGCATCGCGAAAAAGTCGGGCGATGCGCGTACACTGGTGATTACGACGACAATTCAGCAGGCGATTTCATATAACCTCACGATGCTCAACCTCGTCGCTACCGACGGGGGCGTTTTGAACGGCGTGCTGCAGATTTCTTTTACCGGCCTGCCGTCGCCAGCGATCACCAGCATCGATTGGCGCAACCCGACCGACACCGCAAACACGCTGCCCGCGACGCTGGGCGTAATCAATCTTTGCCAGTTGACAAGCGGCTCGGGTTCTAACTGCACCAATGCGCCGTTCTACAACCACACGAGCCTCTACGGTATATTGACCGGCGCGAATGCCACAGCGTACCGCTACAAAATCGATGCGGGCGCATGGTCGGGTGATATCCCCCTTGCGACCCCGCTGACTGTGACCGGCCTCTCAGAGGGATTCCATACGATCTACATCATTGGCCGCCATACGAACGGCTACTGGCAGAGCGAAACTGCCGCTGACGTCTACACCAAGTCGTGGGTGCAAGACACTGTCGCGCCGACCGCGCAGCTTGATCCATTGACGCTGCCTGCATCGGTGACGGCGTCGCTGAGCCTCAGTGTGCGTGCAGTTGGGGCGGATGTATCCTATTTCAGATATTGCCTCGACAACGGAACCATCAACGACTGCGTCACGAACACCTGGCGCGGTTCGCCCGATCTCGCAAGTGCTGGCCTCGCGATACCGAATGCGGTCTATACCGCGAACCTGGTACCTGGTTCGGTGCGCGTGCGCGTTATCGGCATCGATGCTTCTGGCAATGTACAATCTGCACCGGTTGCAGGCGGCACGTATTCGTACACCATCGACACGGGCGCGGTCGAAGCGGTCTTTCAGCTATCTGACCTGACCGCAATTACACCAGTAATGACTTCGGTGACCGTGAACGTGCTCGGCTCGAGCGGCGCCGCGGCCTACAAAGGCAAAATCGTCGACGGTACCGATTGTAACACCGGCACCGGATGGGACGCACTGCCCGAGCAGCCGCTCACAACCCCGATCACCGCGACGGGGCTCTCTGACACTGTGCCGCAAAAAACCGTGTGCGCGATCGGCAAGAGCGTGAGCGGGCTCTACTGGCAGGGCGGCTGGACAGGCACCGCAACAGCGCCGATTATCACCAAATACACCTGGACAATCGACACGACACCGCCGACGACGATCATCAATTGGATAGACCCCGTCGCGCAGCCGACTACGACGACCAAAACTTCGGGCTACGAACTGCAGATATCTTCGACAGGCGCAGCAATCAGCTACCGTTACGCGCTCGTCACCGGCGCGGGCGCGAGCTGCGCCTCGGCAACGTATAACGCTGAGGTCACCGCCGATACCGCGATTACTCTCGGTGCGCCCGCGGTTGCGACAACCGGGGTGACGGTTTACAAAGTCTGCGTCATCGGCAAAGATGCTGCCGGCAACTGGCAACCTGTTTCATCAGCAACTTCGACCGCCGAATGGACGGTTGACGCCGAACCGCCGGCGAATAACCCTTCTTTCACGGCGGCTTCGTCAAGCGTCGCTTCGTTCGGCACGCCCGTCATCAATTTCTTCATCGACAATGGTTCGGCGACGAGCGACACGCAGACCTACCGCATTCAGGTCGCGAAAGATACCGGCTTCACACAAATTATCAGCGACACCAATGTGCCGAGTTGCAAGAATATCGTCTTGCCCGATTGCCCGGCAGCGCTCGGCACCAAGCAGTTCACCATCGCTGTAGACCCCTATACTTCAGGGTCAATCTATGCGCGCGTGCAGGCCGGTGACCCTTACGGCAACTTTCGTTCTGATTTCTCGGCTGTTTCAGCAGAGCACTATGTGCGAGGCCGTATCACTGGCACCCTGCGGTCAACATCGGGCACTGCGCTCAGTGGAGTTGCGGTGCGCTTGTACCAGGCTTCGCCGTGCGTGCTCGATGCAGGCGATGCAAACGTCTGCTCGCTTGCCGCAACTTACGCCGACCAGACGACCAACGCCTCAGGAGTCTTTACCTTCACCAACGTGCGCACGGGCAAGAATCTCTATCGGGTGATTGCTGCGCGCGGTGATGCGACATACCGCGCCGCCGCCAAGCGTTCTGTATCGGTACAGGCCGAAGGCGCGAGCGCGAATACCGTTACGAATGTCGGTACCATGACGCTGGTGCCGCAATCGGCGACTGCTGCGCAAGATGTTGTTGCTAAGGTCGTCGATGCAGACGACGGCTGGATGCTCGGATACGCCGAGGTTAAACTTGTCGACGCTCTCGGCCTCACCGTCGGCACTGCCGTGCGCAGCACCTATAATTCTGGCTGCACGACGGTTGCACCAATCGGCGACCCACCTTCGAACATACCCAAGCAGCAGTTCTCGTCGGGCGGTATCTGCGGCGATGTGCTGTTCACGAATGTCACGCCAGGCAACTATTCTATCGAAGTCACCGGCAACAGCTGGGCGGCAAACCAGCAGGTCTATAACCTGCTGCGCCAAGAGAATGTCGTGGTGCCGGGCCTGCCCGAAGCGCGCACACTCATCATCAGGGCGGGTAACACAACGGGCTCAAATATTTACGACCCAATCACGAATGCGGTACGGAACGGGCCGCCGATTACCGGTAGCCCCAACACAGCTTCACATGGCTTTCGCATTGCGACGGGACTCTACGCAAGTAAGTACATGCTCATTGATGGTAATAGTAACACAACGCGTGTTTATAACCCTATTGATAATGGCACGTTTGCTGGGCCAAACCTCAACGCAGCCGCGAACACTGGTTCAATGTCTCTCACTGTGACAGCAGGCGTGCATAACGGCAAATACATTATTTTTCATGGCTCTGCGACAACGAGCGATCTATATGACCCGGCAGCAAATACCATGACTGCGAGTGGCATCACGCTGCCTGCAGCGCTCGGTGCCGGTGCGCACGGAGTGGCGATTACTTCGGGAATTCAATCGGGTAAATACCTGATTATTCGTGGCGGGGCCACCACTTCTGTTTATCTCTATGACCCCGCAACCCATGGCTTCTCGACACCCGTTTATACGTTACCTGCAACAGCTGGCGCGGGGGCGTTCTCAACTTTGATCACCTCGGGTGCGAATTCGGATAAAATACTTATTGTACTGGGCAACGGCACCATGAACACTGCATTGTATGATCTCGCTACTGACACGATGGCGGCGGGGCCCGGGCTTTCAGCGAATGCCGGGGCTGGCGCAAACGCTTTTACTTTAACAGCAGGCTCAGAAGCAGGCAATACCGTCATTGTTCACGGTGGGGGAACAAATACCTCATCATTATACAACGCTTCATCAGGACTTTTTGCAGCCGGCCCCGGCTTGCCGGCCAACGCTGGTGATGGCAGCCACAACTTCGCGATCGATAGCGGTTTAAATGCGGGGCGCCGTTTTGTTGTTCTCGGCAACAACAGCACGAGCACAGCTTTTTTTGACCCGACAGCGGCACCAATTTCCGCAGCCTTTTCCGCCGGGCCTGCACTTACGGGCAATGTGAACACTGGAGGCTATGCGATTACCGTTGCACCAGTGTCAGCCGGGCGCCTACCACTCGTGCGCACACTCGTCGGGCAAGATCTGAAGATTGTACTGGCGTGGGGCAATGAAAATCCGCGCGACCTTGACATGCACATGGTCGGCACGTTGCCGTCTGGCCAGACGCATACGAACCCCTCTGACAATTGTGACAATACCAAATTTCACGTCAACTGGATCAGAAATGCGGGTAACTGGCAGCAACAGTACAGTGCTAAAACGCGAAGCTTCATTCAGCCCGACCCTGCATACCAGGGCCAGCAGTTCTTTCCGCTGAACCCCGACACGACAAGTGCCTTAGTGCAAGATGCGACGACAGGCTTCGGACCTGAAGCGATTAACCTGATTGGGGGATACACAAACGGAACCTATTGGTTTACCGTGGTGAACTATAGCCAGTGGATTCCCGCGGTTACTGATACCAAGGCAAACCAGCAATGGGACGTCACGAATGTGCAACTCAAGGTATATGATGCCGATGGACTGGCGTTTGAAATGACTGCAACTGAACCTTCGGTGGCACCGACTGCGCTCGCCCCGGCAGGGCTCGTTGCAGGTTGTGGCCTCGGTGGTGTGACCGATTGGCAACAGTGCGAACTTTGGCAGGCATTTGCCATGACTGTCTCTGGTTCTGGATCGGCCGGCCGATCGTTCACCCCTGTAAACCGGTATGTCAATTGGAACGACGGTGGTGGCGGCTATGACAGTTCGAAGTGCAATCTGAGTGGGTTCTGA